CGCAGCATGCACGCAGATGGCAGCTCGTCGTCGGGTCCGCATGCCGGCGGCGATGCACATGAAGGCTCCCGGTTTCCTATGCGTTTTGTGCGCAGGGATCTGGAGGATCAAGGAAGTCTACCTGGCGAACAAACAGGACTCGTCCAAGCGACCTGCAGACCAGCCGCGCGTGTTGGTCTCCAATCACGTCTCGTGCTTGGTATAGCGCACAAGAGGCTCGCATCTGTGTAGCCGacgcagtctccgcgcgcccgcgggcggctgtcgcctgccTTGCTCTTCCACGCATTCCTGGCATGTGCGAAGACTCTCCAGACTCTCACCTGCGGTCGTCGTGACCCCCTAGTCAGGCGGCATTCGAAATAGGAGTTTTCATCCTTCCAGTCACATGGGCGGACACGTTGGAGTCGAATTGGCGTCGATGCTGGGGTTGCTCCCCGCAGGAGGTGTCTGAGTGCGGTCTTTGAAGGGGGAAAGGAGCTGTACGCGCGCACCAGGCTGCCGGAATTATCTTGCTGTGCGGCTCGCTCATCGCTGTGTCCTTCGAATGTTCGTTGCATGCACTCAGGATATTCCATATTTCATCAGCACCTGCTTCGCCGCGTTCGTCGCCAAAGTAAGCACGGCcgttcctcctctgcggacTCGGCCTTCTACATATTTACAGGAATGCCTGTTTGTGTATAGACGCTTGATTTGCACGCCGCGCTAGTCATCCCCGGGATCGCTTCTGATCGATTCTCCCAGATCTTTTCTTGCTGTCTCCTTTGCTACAACTTCCGAACTCTCGGTGCCCTCGGGCGTCTCTAGGTTGCAAGAGGAGATAATGCTTGTATACGTAACACGCATGTATGGATATACATACAGATTTCGTGGTGCATATAAACTAGTAACGTCGCGGTTGTTGTGGACTCGACGCGTGTGTTCCTGACGCTTGATCAGCAGCGGTGTAACCTGTTTGCACTGTCACTGTCGTTTGCGTGATTGCATTCGTGATGTTGGTCTATTTGGGGGCTTATGCTATGCTGTTTTCCATCTGTTGTACGGCTGCGCTCAGAAATCTCTGTCCGCTGCGCCTTTCATCGGGATCGCGGCCAACAGCCTTGGATGCATCTACGTCGACCGAGATAGTGCAGAGGACAGGCAAGCTTCTTCAGGCACGCAACGGAGACAAAGTTCATTCTGCGACCAGATAGACGAGCATGCAGCCTAGGGCATCTCCCTGTCTTCTCTAAGACTGATACAGCCGGTGGGCGGCAATCCGCGCCATTCCTTTTCCACAGCGTGCCtatcgcgcgccgccgttgGTGCAGACGTCTCCAGCGATCGGCAGGCGACGTGAATCGTCCGCATGCACACCTCCCGTGCCGTGCGGTGCCTTCGAGGTCAGCCTGTGTGTCTCTTGGCTTCTCGTGCTGGTCTTCCTGTGGTTCAACTGCGGGAATCCGCGCGCCTGGCCCCGCGTGGGTCACTCGCTCCGCGGAAAGTATAATCTTCTGGCTCGTTTGTTGGCGGTTGAGTCTTTTCCCACTCACGCTGTGCATCGGTGGAGCGTCTTCGGGCTTCTGCTAGGCCAAGGTTCGCTTTCTGCAAGTAAATCGCCCAGTCGGTTTGCGGCGTTTTCTCGAGCTgtgacgcgcatgcgcagggtTCGCTACGGAGTGAAACAACATGCGATTGACGGCCTCTGTGTGTACGAtgccaggcgccgcgcgttgGAAAAAATCCGCGAGAGGCAATTGGAGTGCTGCGCGAACCCGGAGCTCAATCCGCTAGTCATATTCCCGGAAGGTGAGGCTTCACGCAGGCGAAGTCGGCAtcagaggagaggagaaaaaaaagcacTGCAGTCATTCAGGCGGCCCGATGCATACATACGCCTGAATCACGCATACATCCACATGTAGCTGTACAGCTGTGTTTGCCAGGGTGGCAAGGTTTCAGTCTCTTTGTTTCCAGAAGTCGGCGGAGTCTGGCGCTGACGCAGGGGGGTTGAATCGGTTTGGCGAGTGTCTGTGTTTGCGTGCGTACTATCAcgagtgtgtgtgtgtgtgtgtgcatgaGTTTTTTCTTGTCTACATTGACTAGAAGCGGTAGCCGTGGATGTGCGGAGTCGCGCAGCACCTAGGTTAGCGCTTGGGGTCTCGCGCGGTCATACGTGTCTAGCGGTGAGTCGTCGTATGTTTTCGTGTGCCTGCATGCCTAGACGAGTCTCGCGCTGGcgtgggcgacgcgcggacgTTTGCGCTCTGCACGCGTAACGCAGAGTGGCGGAATGTGTGCTTTTTGTGACCGCCATGTTAGGTGCATTAGCAGGGCgtagttaagatgataactattgtggatgTAGAACCAATCGGGCGTCACGAAGTTGTTTGACTTCATTGTCGCGTCTTTTCGCCTTTGCGTGTGGGGCAGGCACGACGACCAAcgggcgcggcctgctgcagtTTCGCCGCGGAGGTTTTTCGTCGTTCTGCACTGTTCAGCCGGTTGTCTTGGTCTACCGCAGCACCTACGTGGATCTGGGCTTCGACATGTTCCCGTCCTTCGACTGGATGgttctctcgctctcctcggtAGGCGCTTTCGCAGAGAGCAACGAGGCAGTCGCTGGGAGGCACGGATGAGCGGCCGGCCTgtggggggggcgggaggggagGGCAGTGAAGAGAGCCTCCTgggagacgagggcgcgtGTGAGGAGTTCGGACTTAGGAAACGGAAGGCGTGTCGCTGGCGGTGAGCTGAGTGAATAGGGGTGGCACGCCACCCAGCAACCGGCAGTCGGCGGTTCCTGTATCTCTAGTGGCACCGCAACTGCTTCGAAGCATGCGCCGCCGGATACGTGCCTACTACTGGGGAACCCGCCCGTCTCGCCTCCACGTGGCCTGTCCACGCGGGAAGTGCGACGTTCCAGCCCTTCAGGGAGTGAAGGGCGTGACGGGGCCAGACAACAGCCATCTGGCGACGCGTCCATGCAGATGTAAGTGTGGctccgttttttctctcgcccTAATGCATGCAGGTGCACGGACGGGGCGTGCCGCCGATAGAAGGCAGGCAGCGCTTTCCTATCGTGGCCGCCTCCTGCAGGATGTGTTCCCTTTGTTTTACACGGACGTATAGGCAGAAATCTAGGCGAGTATGCTCTTTGTACGGGTGCATGCGGTGCCTTGTTTCCTGTCATGGCCCGTTCAGCCCGGACTGACGACGCTCGAGGTCTACTGGTTGGAGCCGATCGAGCCTCCTCCTGCAGAGAAGTTTTCGACGGACGAGCAAAGAGCTAACGCCTTTGCGGACATTGTAAGCCGTCGCCCGCTGAGCTGCCCCAGGGGTCGTGTATGTGTCCAATACTCAAAGTACATGTGCTGCTGAAGATACAGTTTTGACAGAATAGTGTTGTGTGAGGGAGAACTGTTGTGCTCAATTCCAGTAGACACACCTCCACGTCGGTAGATCAAGCCTCTCAGGACGTCGTAGCCAATGTGTCTCACGTGCCTTTTTGCCCTGAAATGGTGTCTGCCTTCCGGTGGGCACTCATTAAAAGTGGGCTTCAACGGGCGCATTTTCCACCAGGCGAGCGGGTGCTCGGCAAAGCTCATGTCTGGTCTTCGTGTGAATTTTGGATGATGGCAAAAGTGCACAAATTGTTGGAGTGTGACAAAAAAAAAGTTGATCTTCGTTTGGCAAGCAATCATGTGATTGAGCTCAAATGGGGGTATTCTTGAGCCCTTGGATGCAAGCTAGAACGTGCAGGTGCTTTCTTTGGCTTTGGAGTCAGAAGGGGATGCCAGAATCCGTTCGCTGTTTGTGTTCTTGTGCGCAGGTGCGGAATCGCATGTGGGAGGAGCTAAAAAAGCGCAACCCGCTGACACCTCAGTAAGTAGCATGCAGTCATGTAGTTGGCGCGTCTCTCGTTCTTGTGTATCAGGTATTGGTTCTCTCCGAGTGGCCCCTTCCCCTTTGTCCACGCGTAGATatcgcggcgcatgcacgcagccTGGTGATGTTAGTTGCTTGAGATACTCGAAACGCGACACGTGTAGATGGGTTCATAGAGTGGAGTAAACGCGCGAGTGTAATCAGGTCTGCACGCCAGAACCTCAGGGTTCCTGGGAGATCTGGTGACTGTTCAGCAGCGTCGGTGATAGTGCTTACGGTCATATTCAAATTCGACTGTGTATTGACTGACGGTGTTGATGGGGCTGTGTTGGAGGGCCTTCTCTTGTAGCTGTGCAGTCGTGTCTTTTCCGTCAGCCTGCAGACAGTTTACAGAGTACACGGAAGCTGGGGGCCTTTTTATCTCCTGAGTTTTGCTCTGTCTTTGTCGATCTCTCCTCGCAGAATTGCAGGGCCTTGCCCTACATGCTGGATTGGCTCCGTCAACGTGCGCCGGGAAATTGTGCAAACGTTGATGGAGCGTCAAGGCATTCCCTGTAAAACAGACTGAGCTCAGGTGGCGGGCCGGACTGGTGAATCTCCTATAGAACAGGAGACTCGATGGTTCTGTGAGTCCTTGTAGCTTAAATGCCTGGGACGAATGGGAAAAAGATTCTACGCTCTGTCTCAACACGCAAAGAATGTCGGTCACGATATGGAAGTCCCAGGTGTTGTTGATTTCTTACGGACAATCAGGATTGCCGCGTTCTGCGCGTCGTGAAGTCCTTTCTAGACTGGAATCAGAACCCGCAGTCGGTCTGCGAGGTGCCGAACAGGCAGAGTGCAGCAGTGTGGGAGGCAACGGCACTGTTGATCTGCGAAGGTCACTTCCGCAGTTAGAGCTCCGTTGTGAGCCACGGAGTACATAGCATCTCGAATAAGACAGGGGATGGGGGAGAAGATttaggggggggggggggggcagggggagTGAACTGCATCTGCGCCAATAGCGTCATCGAGTCATTAGCTAGAATGGCGTGGTGAGCCCGGACGGCACCGGGGATCCCAGCACGCCATCGTTTAAGACGTAAATCACACCAGGGCCGCAGGGTATTGAGACAGAACTATGTCATACTCAAAGTGTGTCTTGACTCTGAATATTTTAGACCGGACTCGGAGCCATGGCTACCGCTCCTGTTTTACCTGAGGGCGGAGATTGCTTATGTATCTTCCCCCTTCTGCCACCCCAACTCGCTGCTTTCTCCGGGGGAGAAGTGTGACGGTGTGTGTGGCTGCTTGGCGCGTGGCCGAATCTGGGCTTCGTTTCTTCGCAACCCGCGGTACAGAAGAGCAGCTTGGTGCACCGCCTTACGTGGCGTCGGGTGCGTGGCTGGATCACCTTAACGGGAAGTAGTCACTCATAGCCTCCCCAAGCAGTTCTGTCGACCAAAGCTGCGTGTACAGCAGTGTAGTGTTAGAATTAATACGGTGCCTCAACGCAGATTCTTCTAGACACCCTTTCCAGGCACTAATGGCGAAACGATGTCCGCTACATAGAGACCCGCAGATGGAAGGAGTCAGGGAACGGAAAGATACCTGTCCGAAAAAGTGTTATGGGTTCAACGTTTTTGAATGACACAGTAGCTGACTGAAAAGAACATGCGAATATCGAGCCTGACACGCGCACTAGCGTCCCAGAGAGATCACGTTGACTATACTCCAAATGTTTAGCGTGTGATACCTGAAAAGTAGGAAATACAGTGAGAAGCCCGCTTGTATATCACGTGTCTGTCTCAAATTAGCCACTGCAGGGTCGCCTGTTACAGTGTGCTCCACCGGGAAACCCCAATCACTGGCCGTCGCTTTCCGAAACATTCGTCAGGTTACGACGGCAATGTTGTAGCGGAGGTGGCGAGTTAAAGACAGAGATCCCACTGCTGGTGGGGTCCTACCCCGATGCCCGCCCGCTCTCTCCGTGCAAGGACTTCCTCAAGCCGGAAGCAGTTATGTGGGAGCATGTACTAGACTGCGTGGTTTGTTTCAAAGCACACTAGTGTTGCGCAAAACTGTGAATCAGCGAATACAAGAGGGAACTATATCCCATGCATGTCCGCGACAACTGTTGAACGAAGACTTACACACCCGCTATCGCAAGGGTCAGCAAGTCCTCGGCAAGCGTGAGTCGTAGCATCCGAGAACCCAAGCCAAAGCAGTGACGCCAGGCCAGACAGCGGTGCTTGAAGTGTGGCGCGTTTCTCCATTGGCGATAGGCAATCAGTCGTCAGCTGGCCGCTCTTGGCCAGCTTCTTCTTGGCGCTGCAGGTATGAGCACGGTGTGAGCTGTGGCCGCAGACAAATGTTGGAGACATTCTGAGGAACTACCTGTTCCTTCTCCTCATCGAGAAGAATGACGTCACTCGTTACTGTGTGGAACGCGTGCTCTGCCTTTTCAAGCCGACTCTTGGCCGCGACTAGCCTCTACGGCAGACGAGAGTTGTCGTTCACCGAAGAGTACGACCCGGCCCTTGAAAGAGCTGACCTTCAATCCGATTTCAAGATTTCCGAGCAGTTGTTCCTTCCTGACGTCCTCGCGCAAGAACTGTTTCGACGCCTCACGAATTTGGAGTTGATTACCTTGCGCACAGCCGCTCGATGTTACGCTCTACGGCGGCGAGCTCTTCTGCGGTGCGCCTGCTCTTTTCCCTCAGCAACGCTACTGCGTTCTCATCGTACAACGGGCCCTCGTACAGCTTATCAAGATGTGCTCGTAGTGCACGTGAAACTGCCGTAAAGATGAAGTAACTTGTTGGTAGTTGCGTGACAGTTAAAGAATTACCTCACCGCTTCCTGCCTCAGCGATTACGGCGTTACCTGTGAGATCGGTTTGCTCAGAGGTGCCCCGCTCCTTCCAGCACTGAGGCGGTAGGTGGCTGCTTTTCAGTCTACCATGCAGCGTGCTCAACAATAGCTCCAGGCGATCAAGTTGGCGTTGTCGCCTGCGTGTCCAGCTCTCGCTTGTCGGTATGATCATGTTCGTCTCCACACTACAGTGCCCTGACGTTTGCATTAGCCagacgctgcgctgctgtAAAGAAATGTAGCGACTACGTTAACCATTGGCCATATTCGCTTGTAGCCACACGCGAAGTCCGCTGGTATCTGGGTCCACCAGTCCAGCTGCCCTtacgagaaaaaaaaaactgaaccacgaagaaaaaacggcTTCGGCTAGCTTCAGTCCGGAGTCTCCCGATGGTGCACGTTCGGATTTGCATCTGTTAATCATCCTTTCGTAAAGGCACGTTCTTCTGCCCATTGGCTAGCGCCATGTCAGTCAGCGACAAGTGACGTTGAACTGCCGGTGTCTCTACAGTCCACTGACGGACTCACGGGTCGTTCCAAGTGCTCCGCAATTTCCTACGTTTTACTGATGGTTCATGAAAGGCTAGACTTCCATGCTCGCGGTTGTGCAGAGAACTCTGTCAAAGGGCGCTTCATCAGTGAAGCATCCTGCAGCGTATCTTCGGCGTCCGAAGAAAACCATATACGCGCATCCTGCAGGATTCGTCTCGAAGGAATATGAATGGCTGTGATTCTTAAACATGAAAAAGTTTATGTGAACAACCGGGACTAAGACCGCTGACTAGCAGCACTATGTATGATAGGTTACTGACACGGCCACACAACTATCTCAAACCGCCCAGCTTTTTGAGAAAGGCTGCCATCGGTCCAGAGAAAAGCGTACCCTTAGTGTCAACCTGCGGATGGCAATGAATGTCCTCCACATAATTTGTATGTTAACGCGTAAAGGGACGCCTCAACTCAAAAATACAAAGGGGTCTACTCCAGTACAGTGGCCCCATTAACCACTcaagcgcgaaggcgcccggGTAACCTGTCAAAACTCCATTGAAAAGGGGCAATCCGTCTCGGAATCGTCCGTGGCAGCTTGCCACGTGGTCGCACCCAAAAGGAGTTAGTCACTGACACGGCCACACGACTATCTCAAACCGCCCAGCTTTTTGAGGAAGGCTGCCATCGGACCAGAGAAAAGCGTACCCTTAGTGTCAACCTGCGGATGGCAATGAATGTCCTCCACATAATTTGTATGTTAACGCGTAAAGGGACGCCTCAACTCAAAAATACAAAGGGGTCTACTCCAGTACAGTGGCCCCATTAACCACTcaagcgcgaaggcgcccggGTAACCTGTCAAAACTCCATTGAAAAGGGGCAATCCGTCTCGGAATCGTCCGTGGCAGCTTGCCACGTGGTCGCACCCAAAAGGAGTTAGTTGAGAGGTTTCAAACAGTGATATCCTACGCTGTAGTAGGCAATGAAAATTGGTAAAAAACGGCTCCATTACGGCGCAAAGAAGGCGTCCTTCAAGTCTGCAGCCGTCTCTTTGTAGTCTACCAAACCCGGGGGGGTCATCCTCTTCATGAACGGCAGCTTCACCAAAATTCTGGCCCGCTTCAGAAGCAACAATTTTGGCAGCCGAAATTTCTGAACCTTGTCTATGAACAGCGCACACACCAGACAGTATCATGGTTACGCACTCGCTtagggaggcggagaaaggaCCTAAACTGGTGCCGCATGAACATATCAAGGTGTGTCAGTGAGAGTCTACTTACTTGTTTTGACGTATAAGAGAAAATCCATGACGATGCCGTACGGGTTGAAGAGATAGGGACGCTCCTGCGACGAGTATACCGGAGTCCTGTGGGATATGTCGCCCACGCGTTCCCAAACCTGCCGAGCCCTTTCCTCCGCAATTCTATCTGAAACCTGGTTCCACGGACGCTTCGCCACAATGTCGAGAACAAGACCATGTAGCATGGTGGCAACAGACCTGAGGCGTGAGGAATTGTTCATGGAAATGTGGGGGAGCGTCAGATATGTCCATGCCTGCTCCTTGAGCTTATGGACGTCAACTGTCGAGCCAGTAAGAGCGGTGTACATCTCTTCGCATTTAGCCGCCATGACTGAAGGGACAACAGAACAGGAACAACAGGACTCGACCATTGATCCCACCTGAATCCCGACGCAATTGCAGGGATACGGCGGTGGTTTCTGAACTTGGCTTACCATTGTCTAGAGAGTCGATAATTCTGGTTGTTTGCTCGGCAGTGAGAGATGCAGCAGAGAAACCGAGTGAGCCTAAGTCCATCAGGCGGCTATGAACACAGTCTATCTTCGTCATTTCCTGTGCCATGCGGCTTTTCTGTGTGTACTCCGCGTAGTCGTTGAGAGCTTCTTCGTAGCACGAtatcttcgccttcttcaccCGTTCTGCCAAATCGTTCATGAGCATCGCCATGCCGTAGCCGTCAATAGTTTTGTCCCCCGATGCCAGCGAAAAGCTTGCTTGCTTGACTATCTCCGCAGGTGGATAGAGAGACCTCTGTCGAAGAGAGTAAGCGTAGTCTCCAAGATCATAGTAAGAGTACACCGAGCTAAGATTTCTGAGGGTGTCGTAGCTGATGTCTTGGAATCCTCCCGCCGTTCGATATGCTTCAGCGTATGCCTGGAGGCGGCTAGGCTCCAAGAATCGGAGCCATTCGGCGAAAAAGTAGCTGCTCACTGAGAACGCGCAAAAATAACAAAAGGCATACTATCAGCAGGCTTGCACGGCGGAGAGCTCTCCTCGTTCAAGGGTGCAGAATGATGTTATCGCATGACTTCGAGTCTGCGTGACGGCACCAGTAACCGGTAGCATACTTACGGTTGAGTTGAAAGAGTTCGGGCTTCGGCTCTTTAGGGTTCATGATCTTGGCTGTGGCTTGGAGACAGGCGTTGAGGATCGGAGTCTCTGGTACACGGGTAGTCCTACGCGAGTGGAACGTTAAGATTTCAGTCTCGCCGTTGTATCCCACGAACGCTGCGTCCAGTTGCAGGGAGCCGCTGACAGCTGCGACGTGCAGCATCGACATGACAGGGCCGATGCGTTCAAGCTGCTTGTGGCGCTCATATTCATTAGCGCCTTTATTTGCAATGAAGTTCAGGTATTCCATCAAGGGTGTGCCGTTGTAATACATTGCGTCAATGAGGGCACGCACAGTTGTCTCGTGCTGGCGCTTTTCGCGCATGACCTTGAGATTAATCATAAGGATGCAGGCCGCAGGAAGGCGCTTATCCAGCATAATTTGTGAGCGACTCCAGTACTTTAGAGCCTCTTCCAAGGAAACTCCCAGCTCGTTCCTAATCCCGTCGATCAAAGTGCGGCAAATCGCCTCCTGGAGTGTCTCGCCGGGCAGCTCTTCGACGCGGCCCAGTTGCATTTGCACCAGTTGAGGGATCCTTGAATCAATAATATTCGCGATCGCATCCACCACAGTAACAGACTCTCGCAGTGGCAAATATTTAACGGCCGCACGGTACACCGCCATCAAGGACGCCTTGGGAGCTGAAGAAAACAAACCAGCAACACAGCATTATCCGCACTATCAATGTATTAAGGAAGTGGCAGACACCCCGGCCCCATCCTGCAACCTAACTGTTTCTGGAGTGTCACTACTACAAAAGACGTACGACAGTGCCGGTTCTGACTTCCTAATTTGCAGTAGGCCGCGAGTCGGACATCCTCCATGCTTTTCACACAGCACTGCTGCAGAATTACCTCCCTTCCACTTACAGAAGCGGAATAGCTCCTTCGCTTGCTCATCCGGGATTGCTGCCATATGTCTGAAAACCGTGGGCATCACGAGGATCTTCTTGATAAACCGAAGCGTGTCGGCGTCCATCACCTTGAGAATCCCGACTTTCTCTTGGTGGCTAACTTGCGAATTTGCGGAGGGGACGCCGGCCAGCGCCAgaagggcgagagcgacggtGCTGCCTGTCAGGCCCTTGCCGATGTTGAACGAAAGCAGccagcccgccgcagccctcACGTCTTCATGGCTCATCTGCCTCACCATCGCCTCGATTTCCGAGAACAACTCTGCACGTACAGCGGCCAGCCGAGTCGGAAACGCACGACACGACGATAGCCGTGATTCCCCGAGTCCTCCGTTGATGTAACTTACGACTGTCGGTTGCCCGTGCACTGCAGCATGGCTGGGGACACAAGATCGTTAGTTCTTGACAACTATTTAGTGGATCACATCAGCCTTCCCCACAACAGCATACACGAGAGTTGTTCACGGCGTCACGTGCGCCGCACACGGACAGGTTCAGTCTGACGGCGATCCCCGCTCCCGGCGTCAGCAGCTCTTCCCACTGATGGAGGGCGCGACACGCGTAGCCACGGGGACAGGTTGATAATTCTTACCTTGACACTCCGGAGAAACGAATGGAATTACGCGCATCTGAGAGACGATATCGCTCATCTGCTTGGGATGCTCGAGGTACAGCGGCACACTCTCGAGGACAAGAAGTGTCCTCCCGTAGACAGCCAAGTCGGCGGCCTTGAGGAAGTCTTCTGGCGGCATCTGTGTGTCGGGGAATGCTCTGAATTCTCCatgctccagcgcgccgaagaagTGGTTCCCGTTGATGACGTTAACGAATCTGCGTAGAGACACATACGGAAGGCATTAAGAACCCGTGGGAGattcgctgcagagaaggccCTCCTCGCGCATCACCCATAGGCATGATGGGGTGGCGCATGTGTGTGAACGAGCTCGAAACGCGGTCGTATGTCGTGACGAAAGATCTTCCATCGCGGCCTACGAGTTTGACCACACGCCAGCGCCACAGTGGGCTCCGTGTCCCTGGCGCCTGACTTCTGCCAAGGTCTTACCTGAGCGCCTTTGGAACGCTTGAATGCCCGGCAATGCTGAGCACGCGGCCCTTCAGCTGACCCATGGCCTTGCGAAGCTTGTGGCGCATGCCGCTCGACAGGTTCTTCATGTTATCCAAGATGTTTCTGAGGACGTTGGCTGTTCCTTCTGTGCCTCGGGGCGGAATGATGCTACCCAAAGAGGGATCCATCATGGATCTCAGCTGCGTCAGCACCTCCATATCAACGACTGGCTCTGTCTTGATGAGGCGCTCCAGCTCTTCGTAGTTATACGCGCCTGCGGTTTCTTTGTAGAGATCCGAGGTCTCGTGCAAGCTTTTGTAGTTCAGGAACTGTGCCCATGAAGTCTGGGTCGTTCGCTGTCTGTCAAGGTACTCCACTGCGCCATTCAGGTACGCGCGGACCATAGGCAGCGTCATCTGCGAGACTTCTTCGCCCGGGGCAACATCCCGCTGAGGGAAATCGACAGACGCATTGAGAGAGGAACGCGTACAAAACCATTGTCCCCAAGGCTGGTGGTGAGTCGACAGGCCCCTCCTGCGAGACCTCTGCAGAAGATATCTGCACACCCCGGATAGCTacagaaagaagaagcgagcccCTGTCACGGTTGCAATTCGACTGGGCGTTCCGTACCtccggcaggcgcagagaacgcagcttcaagaagcggaagagcgCGCACTTAAGCCCCACAACGTCGTCGATCTCCGCATTGTCTTCTAGGAGGAAGCCACACTCAGGGAACTTTTCGCGGAAGGTATCCGCCTGGATGGTCTGCATGATGTGCAGCAACCCCCTCTGAAAGTGATTCATGACGAGTGTCTTTCCCGTCCTGTTTTTCTGGATCTTTTGGTACGCGTAGTGGATGAGACCGACGACGAAGATCGACAGTGTATCGGCGGTATCCAGCGAATGCATACGAAGCACCATGGTGTTCATCGAATTAAACACCACCTCCTTGAACGTCTGGAAGCTCACAGGGAAGCTGTACAGTCGGCGCTCAAGTTGCACACCGGTTTCGGCTTGCTGCTCATACGAGTCAGCCAACGCCAAGAGAGCATCGAAAAACATTTTCGGGGTCATGTACTGAAGGAATGTCGAGAAGCTGTGTCTGTGGAACGATGGCGTGTATCGGTGAAGCACCATCATCAAGGTAGCCGTCTGCAAACACACGCAACACACAAGACGCGCAAGTTGCGCACCGCACCGGACGCGAGAAGCTGCATGCGAGGCATAGTCAAGAGTCATCC
This portion of the Besnoitia besnoiti strain Bb-Ger1 chromosome VII, whole genome shotgun sequence genome encodes:
- a CDS encoding acyltransferase domain-containing protein (encoded by transcript BESB_079410) yields the protein MESLDSLAAVCGLPFSLKALPVVLLLLYMSFCAHLAVSSLRRVQPYTNWEVLTPDEQKKYAGYERNDRRRLSYIKTGLGGFFLLPWRMIIAFSLLISNGLSSSWLSRLLGDAGKGFSLRARVTRRLIAYVAYLHCRILFYVMGIWRIKEVYLANKQDSSKRPADQPRVLVSNHVSCLDIPYFISTCFAAFVAKKSLSAAPFIGIAANSLGCIYVDRDSAEDRRRALEKIRERQLECCANPELNPLVIFPEGTTTNGRGLLQFRRGGFSSFCTVQPVVLVYRSTYVDLGFDMFPSFDWMVLSLSSPGLTTLEVYWLEPIEPPPAEKFSTDEQRANAFADIVRNRMWEELKKRNPLTPQIAGPCPTCWIGSVNVRREIVQTLMERQGIPCKTD
- a CDS encoding rhoptry neck protein RON3 (encoded by transcript BESB_079420), whose amino-acid sequence is METKTSPRLGKWVVCLLAFMILHHGAFSTFSESKSLQVIKRHHNFSELEVSDATSDWKNGGNEISFTQTYREGEIWFGLLHFEYVINASTTMSLAFKSMAQYIYTAPFLTSLFSSNAWLKYSTLDFVDKQALVRKLAKIAKATSVVSQEATANRVAEVFADLLLKRVTTRFSRRFGAGRRQYRQMRAELIELIRGTTAPTDAAEVVLGNNTQTMFTWVDSLKKNPFATVKNVVAHAFENGLRGFSGMLEWEVNQGCFAVSQQARNVLPFTNLFPGGILGRIMQKMMRSYVIFFHPVLANFKGLLSLFLGVLCKVRLPQLINAIFSAIFRAKRRVGRFLNKFISKVIGLRKDITGQLLLEDMVKGWGAVMITLLFQLHAVNIDSITRRGENVESALPAGPGVWALADGLFLGVKDFAQVFKDYVQRYLHLSISIYTYCMEERPAYFSEAELADFYNGENPQVPARERLLRWCEKNRGYLAELERNHVGMTENFVAHMVKTLKMDFKYFEGYLSNIMSMFYEYTFSILESDIVSAINANQGRVSYQVELEAVLRRRQQATPPPRDADMPRAMFRKPWMKVAVRELAHGFFHAAAGLSLHSLLGGQDAGDQAVIEKSFNRLLDGAKLIRSSLSTILGRFLNSQAIIVRAQEQTTRMRMFEFINTCQNPDDPNHRDACGMNVTTHIDEVKFVSKSLLSLNIGIVTDSRDLLLSEFLQTDQTKKIVDPTVVFAQWEAWLRQKGYRPDGKGKEYLLYAEQIDERGKSMAFSDTLSKTMQDRLRFTRFDQEDAASLRLFDVNGRSVIFTPKNSQQMFDRLRQIHPDPLDAPAVFEVIELNEGVLRFSQNPGIPFEGALNYVDDRKELRSIHQDPLAIKELLVSQLMSIKSRLSAEMTATLMMVLHRYTPSFHRHSFSTFLQYMTPKMFFDALLALADSYEQQAETGVQLERRLYSFPVSFQTFKEVVFNSMNTMVLRMHSLDTADTLSIFVVGLIHYAYQKIQKNRTGKTLVMNHFQRGLLHIMQTIQADTFREKFPECGFLLEDNAEIDDVVGLKCALFRFLKLRSLRLPERDVAPGEEVSQMTLPMVRAYLNGAVEYLDRQRTTQTSWAQFLNYKSLHETSDLYKETAGAYNYEELERLIKTEPVVDMEVLTQLRSMMDPSLGSIIPPRGTEGTANVLRNILDNMKNLSSGMRHKLRKAMGQLKGRVLSIAGHSSVPKALRFVNVINGNHFFGALEHGEFRAFPDTQMPPEDFLKAADLAVYGRTLLVLESVPLYLEHPKQMSDIVSQMRVIPFVSPECQELFSEIEAMVRQMSHEDVRAAAGWLLSFNIGKGLTGSTVALALLALAGVPSANSQVSHQEKVGILKVMDADTLRFIKKILVMPTVFRHMAAIPDEQAKELFRFSPKASLMAVYRAAVKYLPLRESVTVVDAIANIIDSRIPQLVQMQLGRVEELPGETLQEAICRTLIDGIRNELGVSLEEALKYWSRSQIMLDKRLPAACILMINLKVMREKRQHETTVRALIDAMYYNGTPLMEYLNFIANKGANEYERHKQLERIGPVMSMLHVAAVSGSLQLDAAFVGYNGETEILTFHSRRTTRVPETPILNACLQATAKIMNPKEPKPELFQLNLSSYFFAEWLRFLEPSRLQAYAEAYRTAGGFQDISYDTLRNLSSVYSYYDLGDYAYSLRQRSLYPPAEIVKQASFSLASGDKTIDGYGMAMLMNDLAERVKKAKISCYEEALNDYAEYTQKSRMAQEMTKIDCVHSRLMDLGSLGFSAASLTAEQTTRIIDSLDNVMAAKCEEMYTALTGSTVDVHKLKEQAWTYLTLPHISMNNSSRLRSVATMLHGLVLDIVAKRPWNQVSDRIAEERARQVWERVGDISHRTPVYSSQERPYLFNPYGIVMDFLLYVKTNKVQKFRLPKLLLLKRARILVKLPFMKRMTPPGLVDYKETAADLKDAFFAP